In a genomic window of Procambarus clarkii isolate CNS0578487 chromosome 10, FALCON_Pclarkii_2.0, whole genome shotgun sequence:
- the LOC138363329 gene encoding uncharacterized protein: MRTLHAAQEVRAGVACGSAGVACGGVRACVRVHAARDGRDAAGAAVHVLEPSDVQPRTARSLQALLLDDPGSHHAPYVTLMLLTSPSCSLRHRHAPYVTVMLPTSPSCSLRHRHAPYVTVMLPTSPSCSLRHRHAPYVTVMLPTSPSCSLRHRHAPYVTVMLPTSPSCSLRHRHAPYVTVMLPTSPSCSLRHRHAPYVTVMLPTSPSCSLRHRHAPYVTVMLPTSPSCSLRHRHAPYVTVMLPTSPSCSLRHRHAPYVTVMLPTSPSCSLRHRHAPYVTVMLPTSPSCSLRHRHAPYVTVMLPTSPSCSLRHPHAPYVTVMLPTSPSCSLRHRHAPYVTLMLLTSPSCSLRHRHAPYVTVMLPTSPSPPRHHIL, encoded by the coding sequence ATGCGGACGTTGCATGCGGCACAGGAGGTCCGTGCGGGTGTTGCATGCGGCAGTGCGGGTGTGGCGTGCGGCggggtgcgtgcgtgtgtgcgtgtgcacgcCGCGAGAGACGGGAGAGATGCAGCAGGCGCGGCCGTGCATGTCTTAGAGCCATCTGACGTGCAGCCTCGCACGGCACGCTCCCTCCAGGCGCTCCTGCTTGATGACCCTGGCTCACACCATGCTCCTTACGTCACCCTCATGCTCCTTACGTCACCGTCATGCTCCCTACGTCACCGTCATGCTCCCTACGTCACCGTCATGCTCCCTACGTCACCGTCATGCTCCTTACGTCACCGTCATGCTCCCTACGTCACCGTCATGCTCCCTACGTCACCGTCATGCTCCCTACGTCACCGTCATGCTCCCTACGTCACCGTCATGCTCCCTACGTCACCGTCATGCTCCCTACGTCACCGTCATGCTCCCTACGTCACCGTCATGCTCCCTACGTCACCGTCATGCTCCCTACGTCACCGTCATGCTCCCTACGTCACCGTCATGCTCCCTACGTCACCGTCATGCTCCCTACGTCACCGTCATGCTCCCTACGTCACCGTCATGCTCCCTACGTCACCGTCATGCTCCCTACGTCACCGTCATGCTCCCTACGTCACCGTCATGCTCCCTACGTCACCGTCATGCTCCCTACGTCACCGTCATGCTCCCTACGTCACCGTCATGCTCCCTACGTCACCGTCATGCTCCCTACGTCACCGTCATGCTCCCTACGTCACCGTCATGCTCCCTACGTCACCGTCATGCTCCCTACGTCACCGTCATGCTCCCTACGTCACCGTCATGCTCCCTACGTCACCGTCATGCTCCCTACGTCACCGTCATGCTCCCTACGTCACCGTCATGCTCCCTACGTCACCGTCATGCTCCCTACGTCACCCTCATGCTCCTTACGTCACCGTCATGCTCCCTACGTCACCGTCATGCTCCCTACGTCACCGTCATGCTCCCTACGTCACCCTCATGCTCCTTACGTCACCGTCATGCTCCCTACGTCACCGTCATGCTCCCTACGTCACCGTCATGCTCCCTacgtcaccgtcaccaccacgtcaccacataCTGTGA